One segment of Candidatus Poribacteria bacterium DNA contains the following:
- a CDS encoding tetratricopeptide repeat protein: MFTYQSRLSVPVKILFLSFILLVPPVLMQGWCDTEAELNSRIERGIRYLDTEQYNLALAEFQTIRKEFATSERISSFAQCYIGIVYQELNSLSEAITAYQAALALDGQPEVHGSAYLHLGIVYKVQGELLLAESHLKQALGLLAETAEAHTHLGDVYARQRRFDDAEKAYHAGIRLNPNQTESYYGLGRVAEMQNRLEQALAYYEAALARNRYLSQAHYRRALAHRRLGNSEHAETAMTQFRRLKTYEDRMHQYREALYSNPNLPMLYIKLGELHETYDNLTEASQIYEAAIQVHPSYLPAYLSLGEVFIQQRNLEEAIGVYQKATKIAPNNSQVWGKLGVIYINQRQFEPAILAFKQAIAADNTAAEAYNNLARLYAGLGKEMQQAIDLAEHAVTLMPTAKHYDTLAYTYYRNAEYAKALTVINQALALAPDANEYNKLLLKIQEAQVANKHEKK, encoded by the coding sequence ATGTTTACGTATCAGTCCCGTCTGTCCGTTCCAGTGAAAATCTTGTTTCTCTCCTTTATTCTGCTCGTTCCACCTGTATTGATGCAAGGGTGGTGCGATACTGAAGCAGAACTCAATAGCCGGATTGAACGTGGAATCCGTTATCTTGACACGGAACAGTACAATCTGGCACTCGCTGAATTTCAAACTATCCGAAAAGAATTCGCCACCTCCGAGCGTATTAGCAGTTTCGCCCAATGCTATATCGGTATTGTCTACCAGGAACTCAATAGTCTCAGTGAGGCGATAACGGCGTATCAGGCTGCATTGGCACTGGATGGACAACCAGAGGTTCATGGAAGTGCTTACCTTCATTTAGGCATCGTCTACAAAGTGCAAGGCGAGTTATTGCTGGCTGAAAGTCATCTCAAACAAGCCCTTGGACTCCTGGCTGAGACTGCCGAAGCGCACACTCATCTTGGCGATGTTTATGCGCGCCAACGTAGATTTGATGATGCTGAGAAAGCGTATCATGCAGGCATTCGATTGAATCCGAACCAGACTGAATCCTATTACGGATTGGGAAGAGTGGCAGAAATGCAAAATCGACTGGAACAGGCTCTTGCGTATTACGAGGCTGCCCTCGCGCGGAACCGCTACCTATCCCAGGCGCACTATCGGCGTGCTCTTGCACACCGGCGACTTGGGAATAGCGAACACGCTGAGACGGCGATGACGCAGTTTCGTCGCTTAAAAACTTACGAAGATAGGATGCACCAGTACCGAGAAGCCCTCTACAGTAATCCGAACTTGCCGATGCTCTACATTAAACTCGGTGAACTCCATGAAACTTATGACAACTTAACAGAGGCATCTCAAATCTACGAAGCTGCAATACAGGTACACCCGTCTTACTTACCAGCATATCTCAGCCTTGGTGAGGTATTTATTCAACAGCGCAATCTTGAGGAAGCCATTGGGGTCTACCAGAAGGCTACAAAAATTGCTCCCAATAATTCACAAGTGTGGGGGAAGTTGGGGGTCATCTATATCAACCAACGCCAATTTGAACCAGCAATTCTGGCATTCAAACAAGCGATTGCGGCAGATAACACCGCAGCGGAAGCGTATAACAACTTGGCACGACTCTACGCTGGACTCGGTAAAGAGATGCAGCAAGCAATTGACTTAGCCGAACACGCAGTCACTTTGATGCCGACAGCGAAACATTACGACACACTCGCGTATACCTATTATCGCAATGCTGAATATGCTAAAGCTTTAACGGTGATTAATCAGGCACTCGCGTTAGCACCTGATGCAAATGAATACAACAAGTTGCTACTGAAAATTCAGGAAGCACAAGTCGCAAATAAGCATGAGAAAAAATAA
- a CDS encoding LamG domain-containing protein, translating into MRLVMYVLAAALIVGSALSTYAAVEDDGLILYFSFDEAKGGTLVDETGGGNDAEIVDGAKIVKNEGVYGGSMLFAKGADSVTVDSFKELEDYTDNSFLFWLNFTDPNSGGWDQIIAKKAPGSDRSPGIWTCNRVPLHIHYRFNPGNAGSHCVGPDGEGDTFDENKWYHIAGIKEGTDFLFYIDGKVVDEQTVPKDHAQGAEKLYIGRTNYNAAKFYIDDLYVYDRALDADEVTSVMDGKLLPVEPEDKLSTTWGQLKARRD; encoded by the coding sequence ATGCGTTTAGTTATGTATGTACTCGCGGCTGCACTAATAGTAGGCAGCGCACTCTCCACTTATGCTGCGGTCGAAGACGACGGGTTAATCCTCTATTTTAGTTTTGATGAAGCCAAAGGTGGAACACTTGTAGATGAAACCGGGGGCGGAAATGATGCTGAAATCGTTGATGGTGCGAAGATCGTCAAGAATGAAGGTGTCTACGGCGGCTCAATGTTATTCGCAAAAGGTGCAGACAGTGTGACGGTCGATTCCTTCAAGGAATTAGAAGATTATACAGACAACTCCTTTCTCTTCTGGCTCAACTTTACGGATCCAAACTCCGGTGGCTGGGATCAAATCATCGCGAAAAAGGCACCCGGCTCTGATCGTTCACCCGGTATCTGGACCTGTAACCGTGTCCCCTTGCACATCCACTATCGGTTCAATCCCGGCAACGCCGGAAGCCATTGTGTCGGGCCTGATGGAGAAGGTGATACATTTGACGAAAATAAGTGGTACCACATTGCTGGGATCAAAGAGGGTACTGATTTCCTATTTTACATTGACGGTAAAGTGGTTGACGAACAGACTGTTCCCAAGGATCACGCGCAAGGGGCAGAGAAACTTTACATCGGTAGAACGAATTATAATGCTGCGAAATTCTACATTGATGACCTCTATGTCTACGATAGAGCACTTGATGCTGATGAGGTCACCAGTGTTATGGATGGGAAGCTACTCCCAGTTGAACCTGAGGACAAACTTTCTACTACATGGGGACAGCTCAAAGCACGTCGTGACTAA